A window of the Eulemur rufifrons isolate Redbay chromosome 6, OSU_ERuf_1, whole genome shotgun sequence genome harbors these coding sequences:
- the P2RY6 gene encoding P2Y purinoceptor 6 yields the protein MEWDNGTGQALGLPPTTCVYSENFKRLLLPPVYSVVLAAGLPLNFCVIAQICTSRRALTRTAVYTLNLALADLLYACSLPLLIYNYAQGDHWPFGDLACRLVRFLFYVNLHGSILFLTCISFQRYLGICHPLAPWHKCGGQRAAWLVCIAVWLAVTAQCLPTAVFAATGIQRNRTVCYDLSPPALATHYMPYGMALTVIGFLLPFAALLACYCRLARRLCRQDGPTGPVAQERRAKAARMAVVVAATFAISFLPFHVTKTAYLAVRSTPGVPCPVLEAFAAAYKGMRPFASANSVLDPILFYFTQKKFRQRPRELIRKLTVKWQRRGR from the coding sequence ATGGAGTGGGACAATGGCACAGGCCAGGCTCTGGGCTTGCCACCCACCACCTGTGTCTACAGCGAGAACTTCAAGCGACTGCTGCTGCCACCTGTGTATTCAGTGGTGCTGGCGGCTGGCCTGCCGCTGAACTTCTGTGTCATTGCCCAGATTTGCACATCCCGCCGGGCCCTGACCCGCACAGCCGTGTACACCCTAAACCTGGCCCTAGCCGACCTGCTGTATGCTTGCTCCCTGCCCCTGCTCATCTACAACTACGCCCAAGGCGACCACTGGCCCTTCGGTGACCTCGCCTGCCGCCTGGTCCGCTTCCTCTTCTACGTCAACCTGCACGGCAGCATCCTCTTCCTCACCTGCATCAGCTTCCAGCGCTACCTGGGCATCTGCCACCCACTGGCTCCCTGGCACAAGTGTGGGGGCCAGCGGGCTGCCTGGCTAGTGTGTATAGCCGTGTGGCTGGCTGTGACAGCCCAGTGCCTGCCCACAGCTGTCTTTGCCGCCACAGGCATCCAGCGGAACCGCACCGTCTGCTACGACCTGAGCCCACCTGCCCTGGCCACCCACTACATGCCCTACGGCATGGCCCTCACGGTCATCGGCTTCCTGCTGCCCTTTGCGGCTCTGCTGGCCTGCTACTGTCGCCTGGCTCGCCGCCTGTGCCGCCAGGACGGCCCAACAGGGCCCGTGGCCCAGGAGCGGCGTGCTAAGGCGGCCCGCATGGCTGTGGTGGTGGCAGCCACCTTTGCCATCAGCTTCCTGCCTTTCCACGTCACTAAGACAGCCTACCTGGCGGTGCGCTCCACACCAGGTGTCCCCTGCCCCGTGCTGGAGGCCTTTGCAGCCGCCTACAAAGGCATGCGGCCCTTTGCCAGCGCCAACAGCGTGCTCGATCCCATCCTCTTCTACTTCACCCAGAAGAAGTTCCGCCAGCGGCCGCGTGAGCTAATACGGAAACTCACAGTCAAATGGCAGCGGCGGGGTCGCTGA